Proteins encoded by one window of Dryocola sp. LX212:
- a CDS encoding PTS sugar transporter subunit IIA yields MLNRWLHDGTIRVLPEVESWRQALDVCARPLLDADIITTDYVTAIKQQHGRLGPYYVLAPGLAMPHARPEEGAQGLGLSLLKLEKGVSFNSEDNDPVDLIIMLAAPDSHSHIETISALAELFSSDEDMALLHKAKSVEEIKKIINRY; encoded by the coding sequence GTGCTTAATCGCTGGTTACATGACGGCACCATCAGGGTGCTGCCGGAGGTGGAAAGCTGGAGGCAGGCGCTGGACGTTTGCGCGCGGCCCCTGCTGGACGCCGATATTATTACGACGGATTACGTTACCGCCATTAAGCAGCAGCACGGCAGGCTCGGGCCGTATTACGTGCTGGCGCCTGGGCTTGCCATGCCGCATGCCAGGCCGGAGGAGGGGGCGCAGGGGTTAGGGCTCTCTCTCCTGAAACTTGAAAAAGGGGTGAGCTTTAATTCCGAGGATAACGACCCTGTTGACCTCATAATTATGCTCGCGGCGCCGGATAGCCACAGCCATATTGAGACAATATCTGCGTTAGCTGAATTATTTTCCAGTGATGAAGATATGGCGTTACTACATAAAGCAAAAAGCGTGGAGGAGATTAAAAAAATAATCAATCGTTACTGA
- the yfbV gene encoding terminus macrodomain insulation protein YfbV, translated as MSTPQKTHISWFSLFGRGQHYSKTWPVDKRLAPIFVENRVIRATRFAIRFMPPLAIFTLTWQIALGGQLGPAVATALFACSLPMQGLWWLGKRSVTPLPPTLLGWYYEVRGKLEEAGQALAPVEGKPDYQALADVLKRAFNQLDKTFLDDL; from the coding sequence ATGTCGACACCCCAGAAAACCCACATAAGCTGGTTCAGCCTTTTTGGTCGTGGCCAGCATTATTCAAAGACCTGGCCCGTGGATAAACGCCTCGCCCCAATCTTTGTCGAAAACCGCGTGATCCGCGCCACCCGCTTTGCGATCCGCTTTATGCCTCCGCTCGCCATCTTCACATTGACCTGGCAGATCGCCCTTGGCGGCCAGCTTGGCCCCGCCGTAGCAACCGCACTTTTTGCCTGTAGCCTGCCGATGCAGGGGCTATGGTGGCTGGGCAAACGCTCCGTGACTCCACTGCCGCCAACCCTTCTAGGCTGGTACTACGAAGTGCGCGGCAAGCTTGAAGAAGCCGGGCAGGCGCTGGCCCCCGTCGAAGGAAAGCCGGACTATCAGGCGTTAGCTGACGTGCTTAAACGTGCCTTTAATCAGCTGGATAAAACTTTCCTCGATGATTTGTAA
- the yfcE gene encoding phosphodiesterase, whose product MKLMFASDLHGSLPATEKVLEIFSRSGAQWLVLVGDLLNHGPRNALPEGYNPAKVAEELNTVADKIIAVRGNCDSEVDQMLLNFPITAPFAQILLPGQRLFVTHGHLFNPEKLPPLAPHDALIFGHTHLPVAEIRDGIYYFNPGSVSIPKGGFEASYGMLNDDVLTVHTLINDRVIAQVGITPYLTAGKILNAP is encoded by the coding sequence ATGAAGCTGATGTTTGCCTCCGATCTTCACGGTTCCTTACCGGCCACCGAAAAGGTACTGGAAATTTTTTCGCGCAGCGGCGCTCAGTGGCTTGTGCTGGTGGGCGATTTGCTCAACCACGGGCCGCGTAACGCGCTGCCGGAAGGCTATAATCCGGCGAAGGTTGCAGAAGAACTTAATACCGTGGCGGATAAGATCATCGCGGTGCGCGGCAACTGCGACAGTGAAGTCGACCAGATGCTGCTTAACTTTCCTATTACCGCCCCGTTTGCGCAGATCCTGCTGCCGGGTCAGCGTCTGTTCGTGACGCACGGGCATCTTTTTAATCCTGAAAAATTGCCACCTTTAGCACCACACGATGCGCTGATTTTCGGTCATACTCATCTTCCCGTGGCGGAAATTCGCGATGGGATCTATTACTTCAACCCTGGTTCGGTGAGTATCCCGAAAGGCGGATTTGAAGCGAGCTACGGCATGCTGAACGACGACGTTCTGACCGTTCACACACTGATTAACGACAGGGTTATTGCACAGGTTGGCATTACCCCGTACCTTACCGCTGGTAAGATCTTAAACGCGCCGTAA
- a CDS encoding PTS sugar transporter subunit IIB: MKIMAICGSGLGSSFMVEMNIKKVLKKLNIDAEVEHSDLSSATPGAADLFVMAKDIAESASVPGDRLVVLTSIIDINELEDKLGAYFANR, from the coding sequence ATGAAAATAATGGCTATCTGCGGATCGGGTCTTGGCAGCAGTTTTATGGTCGAGATGAATATCAAAAAAGTTTTGAAAAAGTTGAATATAGACGCGGAGGTGGAGCACTCAGATTTATCTTCGGCCACGCCAGGGGCCGCCGACCTGTTTGTGATGGCAAAGGACATCGCTGAAAGTGCCAGCGTGCCGGGCGACAGGCTGGTGGTGCTGACCAGCATTATTGATATCAACGAACTGGAAGATAAGCTCGGTGCTTATTTTGCTAACCGTTAA
- a CDS encoding PTS ascorbate transporter subunit IIC — MFILETLNFIVDILKVPAILVGLIALIGLVAQKKSFSDVVKGSIKTVLGFIVLGGGATVLVSSLNPLGGMFEHAFNIQGIIPNNEAIVSIALEKYGASTALIMAFGMVANIIVARFTRLKYIFLTGHHTFYMACMISVILTVAGFEGVGLVFTGSLILGLIMAFFPAIAQRYMRRITGTDDIGFGHFGTLGYVLSGWIGSKCGKGSRSTEEMNLPKNLSFLRDSSISISLTMIVIYLILAVCAGKDYVESQLSGGQNFLVYSIIQAITFAAGVFIILQGVRLILAEIVPAFTGFSEKLVPNARPALDCPVVYPYAPNAVLIGFLFSFLGGLVGLFLLGQMKLVLILPGVVPHFFTGATAGVFGNATGGRRGAMLGAFANGLLITFLPVLLLPVLGALGFANTTFSDADFGVVGIVLGNLARFVSPVGITALVVALFAVLVGFNYLGKKKVQSENNAEVK; from the coding sequence ATGTTTATCCTTGAAACGCTGAATTTTATTGTTGATATTCTTAAGGTGCCCGCCATCCTGGTTGGCTTAATTGCTTTGATTGGCCTGGTGGCGCAAAAGAAATCTTTTTCTGACGTGGTGAAAGGCTCAATTAAAACGGTTCTGGGCTTTATTGTTCTGGGCGGCGGGGCGACGGTATTGGTCAGCTCGTTAAATCCGCTGGGTGGCATGTTTGAACATGCTTTCAATATTCAGGGGATTATTCCTAATAACGAAGCCATCGTTTCAATTGCGCTGGAGAAATACGGCGCGTCGACCGCGCTGATTATGGCTTTCGGCATGGTCGCGAACATCATCGTCGCCCGCTTCACCAGGCTGAAGTATATCTTCCTGACCGGCCACCATACGTTTTATATGGCCTGCATGATCAGTGTGATCCTGACCGTCGCTGGCTTCGAGGGCGTAGGGCTGGTGTTTACCGGGTCGCTGATTTTGGGCCTGATCATGGCGTTCTTCCCGGCGATTGCCCAGCGCTATATGCGCCGCATTACCGGCACCGATGACATTGGCTTCGGGCATTTTGGGACCCTGGGCTACGTGCTCTCCGGCTGGATCGGCAGTAAATGCGGCAAGGGATCGCGTTCAACGGAAGAGATGAACCTGCCGAAGAACCTGAGTTTCCTGCGCGACAGCTCCATTTCTATCTCGCTGACCATGATCGTTATCTACCTGATCCTCGCCGTCTGCGCGGGAAAAGACTATGTCGAAAGCCAGCTGAGCGGTGGGCAGAACTTCCTGGTCTACTCGATTATCCAGGCGATTACCTTCGCCGCGGGTGTCTTCATCATCCTGCAGGGCGTGCGGCTGATTTTGGCGGAGATTGTCCCGGCGTTTACCGGCTTCTCTGAAAAACTGGTGCCAAACGCCCGGCCAGCGCTCGACTGCCCGGTGGTCTACCCCTACGCGCCAAACGCGGTGCTGATTGGCTTCCTGTTCAGCTTCCTCGGCGGGCTGGTGGGGCTGTTCCTGCTCGGGCAGATGAAGCTGGTGCTGATCCTGCCGGGCGTGGTGCCGCACTTCTTTACCGGGGCGACGGCGGGCGTGTTCGGTAACGCAACCGGTGGGCGCCGTGGCGCCATGCTCGGCGCCTTTGCCAACGGCCTGCTGATTACCTTCCTGCCCGTCCTGCTGCTGCCGGTACTGGGGGCGCTCGGCTTCGCCAATACCACCTTCTCGGACGCGGACTTCGGCGTGGTTGGCATCGTGCTGGGCAATCTGGCGCGCTTCGTATCGCCGGTTGGCATCACCGCGCTGGTGGTCGCGCTGTTCGCGGTGCTGGTGGGCTTCAACTATCTGGGCAAAAAGAAAGTGCAGTCTGAAAACAATGCAGAGGTGAAATGA
- a CDS encoding transketolase family protein encodes MTNDSIEMRKVYAGFVQQQITAVSEIIALEADLMSSMAMDSVQRDYPQQVINCGIMEANVIGVAAGLSLTGRKPFVHTFTAFASRRCFDQLFMSLDYQRNNVKVIASDAGVTACHNGGTHMSFEDMGIVRGLANSVVLEVTDATMFKDILNQLITLEGFYWVRTIRKQAVKIYEEGATFTIGKGNVLRDGEDVTLIANGIMVAEALKAADMLAVQGVKAAVIDMFTLKPIDRMLVKNYAEKTGRIVTCENHSIHNGLGSAVAEVLVETCPVPMRRVGVKERYGQVGTQDYLQKVYGLTADDIVKAARELL; translated from the coding sequence ATGACAAATGACAGCATTGAGATGCGTAAGGTCTACGCGGGATTTGTTCAGCAGCAGATTACGGCAGTCAGCGAGATTATCGCGCTGGAAGCGGATCTGATGAGTTCGATGGCGATGGACAGCGTGCAGCGGGACTATCCTCAGCAGGTGATTAACTGCGGCATTATGGAGGCCAACGTGATTGGCGTGGCGGCGGGGCTGTCGCTCACCGGGCGCAAGCCGTTCGTTCACACCTTTACCGCATTCGCCAGCCGCCGCTGCTTCGATCAATTGTTTATGTCTTTGGACTACCAGCGCAACAACGTGAAGGTGATTGCCTCCGACGCGGGGGTAACGGCCTGTCATAACGGCGGCACGCATATGTCGTTTGAGGATATGGGCATCGTGCGCGGGCTGGCGAACTCGGTCGTGCTGGAGGTGACGGACGCGACGATGTTCAAAGATATCCTCAATCAGCTGATCACGCTGGAAGGATTTTACTGGGTACGCACCATCCGCAAGCAGGCGGTGAAGATCTACGAAGAAGGGGCGACCTTCACCATCGGCAAGGGCAACGTGCTGCGCGACGGCGAGGACGTTACGCTTATCGCCAACGGCATTATGGTCGCCGAAGCGCTGAAGGCGGCGGACATGCTGGCGGTGCAGGGCGTGAAGGCGGCGGTGATTGATATGTTCACCCTCAAGCCCATCGATCGCATGTTGGTGAAGAACTACGCGGAAAAAACCGGGCGCATCGTGACCTGTGAAAACCACAGTATTCACAACGGGCTGGGTTCAGCGGTGGCGGAGGTCTTAGTGGAAACTTGTCCGGTACCGATGAGGCGGGTAGGGGTGAAAGAACGCTATGGCCAGGTGGGAACCCAGGACTATTTGCAGAAGGTGTACGGCCTGACGGCGGACGATATCGTTAAGGCCGCGCGAGAACTGCTTTAG
- the ackA gene encoding acetate kinase, producing the protein MSSKLVLVLNCGSSSLKFAIIDALNGDEYLSGLAECFHLPEARIKWKMDGGKQEAALGAGAAHSEALSYMVNTILAQKPELSEQLTAIGHRIVHGGEKYTSSVVIDDSVIQGIKDSASFAPLHNPAHLIGIAEALKSFPKLADKNVAVFDTAFHQTMPEESYLYALPYKLYKEHGVRRYGAHGTSHFYVTQEAAKMLNKPVEEVNIITCHLGNGGSVSAIRNGECVDTSMGLTPLEGLVMGTRSGDIDPAIIFHLHDALGMSVEDINKMLTKESGLLGLTEVTSDCRYVEDNYETKADAKRAMDVYCHRLAKYIGSYTALMDGRLDAVVFTGGIGENAAMVRELSLGKLGVLGFEVDHERNLAARFGKSGYINKEGTRPAMVIPTNEELVIAQDASRLTA; encoded by the coding sequence ATGTCGAGTAAGTTAGTACTGGTTCTTAACTGCGGTAGCTCCTCACTGAAATTCGCAATCATTGATGCATTAAACGGTGATGAGTACCTCTCTGGTTTAGCCGAATGTTTCCATCTTCCTGAAGCACGTATCAAGTGGAAAATGGATGGCGGTAAACAAGAAGCGGCTTTAGGTGCAGGCGCCGCTCACAGTGAAGCTCTTAGCTATATGGTTAATACCATTCTGGCACAAAAACCAGAGTTGTCCGAGCAACTGACCGCAATCGGCCACCGTATCGTCCACGGCGGCGAAAAGTACACCAGCTCCGTCGTTATCGACGACTCTGTGATTCAGGGTATCAAAGATTCCGCCTCTTTTGCACCGCTGCATAACCCGGCGCACCTGATCGGTATCGCTGAAGCGCTGAAATCCTTCCCTAAACTGGCTGATAAAAACGTTGCCGTGTTCGACACCGCGTTCCACCAGACCATGCCGGAAGAATCTTACCTCTACGCCCTGCCGTACAAACTGTACAAAGAGCACGGCGTTCGTCGCTACGGCGCACACGGCACCAGCCACTTCTATGTGACTCAGGAAGCGGCCAAAATGCTGAACAAGCCGGTGGAAGAAGTGAACATCATCACTTGCCACCTGGGCAACGGCGGCTCCGTTTCAGCTATTCGTAACGGCGAATGTGTTGATACTTCTATGGGTCTGACCCCGCTGGAAGGTCTGGTTATGGGCACCCGTTCTGGTGACATCGACCCGGCAATCATCTTCCATCTGCACGATGCCCTGGGCATGAGCGTTGAAGATATCAACAAAATGCTGACCAAAGAGTCCGGCCTGCTGGGCCTGACCGAAGTCACCAGCGACTGCCGTTATGTTGAAGATAACTACGAAACCAAAGCTGACGCTAAGCGTGCAATGGACGTTTACTGCCACCGCCTGGCAAAATACATCGGTTCTTACACCGCGCTGATGGACGGTCGTCTGGACGCGGTTGTGTTCACCGGTGGTATCGGTGAAAACGCGGCAATGGTACGTGAACTGTCTCTGGGCAAACTGGGCGTTCTGGGCTTTGAAGTTGACCACGAACGCAACCTGGCCGCTCGCTTCGGCAAGTCCGGCTACATCAACAAAGAGGGTACCCGCCCGGCGATGGTCATTCCGACCAACGAAGAGCTGGTTATCGCTCAGGATGCATCTCGCCTGACAGCCTGA
- a CDS encoding transketolase, producing the protein MSNLAEITTLARHIRLETLKALTQLGFGHYGGSMSVVETLAVLYGDVMRIDPGDPDWAERDYFVLSKGHAGPALYSTLALKGYFPVEQLSTLNENGTKLPSHPDRLKTRGVDATTGSLGQGISIAAGMALSHKLGRRSNRVFCIVGDGELNEGQCWEAFQFIAHHKLNNLTVFIDWNKQQLDGELDEIICAFDLSGKFISFGFDVQTVKGDDISGLLAAVKPVRGEGERPLVVILDSIKGQGVPYLEQLSNSHHIRLTDSSKQALEQAIAELEAADDK; encoded by the coding sequence ATGAGTAATCTGGCAGAGATAACGACCCTTGCGCGCCACATCCGCCTGGAAACGCTGAAGGCGTTAACGCAGCTCGGATTCGGGCACTACGGCGGCAGCATGTCGGTGGTAGAGACGCTGGCGGTGCTGTATGGCGACGTGATGCGTATCGATCCGGGCGACCCGGACTGGGCGGAGCGCGACTATTTTGTACTGTCAAAAGGCCACGCGGGCCCGGCGCTGTACAGCACGCTGGCGCTGAAAGGCTACTTCCCCGTTGAGCAGCTTTCCACGCTCAACGAGAACGGCACCAAATTACCCAGCCATCCCGATCGTCTGAAAACGCGCGGCGTGGATGCGACGACCGGCTCGCTCGGGCAGGGGATTTCGATTGCGGCGGGGATGGCGCTTTCCCACAAGCTCGGCAGGCGTAGCAACCGCGTTTTTTGTATTGTGGGCGACGGCGAGCTGAACGAGGGGCAGTGCTGGGAGGCGTTCCAGTTTATTGCCCACCATAAGCTGAACAACCTGACGGTGTTTATCGACTGGAATAAGCAGCAGCTGGACGGCGAGCTGGATGAAATTATCTGCGCCTTTGACCTGTCGGGGAAATTCATCTCGTTTGGCTTCGACGTGCAGACCGTGAAAGGCGATGACATCAGCGGCCTGCTGGCAGCAGTGAAGCCCGTGCGGGGCGAAGGCGAACGTCCGCTGGTAGTGATTCTCGACAGCATTAAAGGGCAGGGCGTGCCTTATCTCGAGCAGCTCAGCAATTCACATCATATTCGACTGACCGATTCCTCAAAACAGGCGCTTGAGCAGGCTATTGCAGAGCTGGAGGCAGCAGATGACAAATGA
- a CDS encoding LacI family DNA-binding transcriptional regulator has product MSMTRKRRSTGKVTLADVAQLAGVGTMTVSRALRTPDQVSDKLREKIEAAVSELGYMPNLAASALASASSYTIAMVVPSLAESGCTEMFAGLQQVLQPAGYQIVLAESQHRLEQEEKLLETLLTSNLAAAILLSADHSDTVRSWLRNANVPVLEIGATRGDPIDMNIGIDNVAAMFELTEMLIKRGYQHIGLLCANQEQWIFQQHLQGWYKAMLRHHMSPNRVINAAAPPVFSTGTAQLPEFLLAWPELDALVCVSDEMACGALYECQRRRIKVPEDLAIVGFGDSDVSRVCQPALTTIAVPHRKIGIEAGRALLARINDEPWDADPTIASALCMRDSC; this is encoded by the coding sequence ATGTCCATGACCCGAAAGCGACGTAGTACAGGGAAGGTAACGCTTGCCGATGTGGCCCAGCTGGCAGGCGTCGGCACCATGACCGTATCGCGAGCCCTTCGCACCCCGGATCAGGTCTCTGATAAGCTCCGGGAAAAAATTGAGGCCGCAGTGAGCGAACTGGGCTACATGCCCAATCTGGCGGCCAGCGCGCTGGCATCGGCCTCGTCCTATACTATTGCCATGGTCGTGCCGAGCCTTGCGGAGTCTGGCTGCACGGAGATGTTTGCCGGGCTACAGCAGGTGCTGCAACCGGCGGGCTACCAGATAGTGCTGGCGGAATCACAGCACCGCCTGGAGCAGGAAGAGAAGCTGCTGGAAACCCTGCTGACCTCAAATCTCGCTGCGGCGATTCTGCTCAGCGCGGATCACAGCGATACCGTACGCAGCTGGCTGAGAAACGCCAACGTTCCGGTGCTGGAGATAGGCGCAACGCGCGGAGATCCTATCGACATGAACATCGGCATCGATAACGTCGCGGCGATGTTTGAACTGACGGAGATGCTCATCAAGCGCGGTTACCAGCATATCGGGCTGTTGTGCGCCAACCAGGAGCAGTGGATATTCCAGCAGCATCTTCAAGGCTGGTACAAGGCGATGCTGCGCCACCATATGTCGCCCAATCGGGTGATCAACGCCGCCGCCCCGCCCGTATTCTCAACAGGAACGGCTCAGCTGCCCGAATTTTTACTGGCCTGGCCGGAACTGGACGCGCTGGTCTGCGTATCGGACGAAATGGCCTGCGGCGCGCTGTACGAATGTCAGCGCAGAAGAATCAAAGTGCCGGAGGATTTAGCGATAGTCGGATTCGGTGATAGCGACGTCAGCCGCGTGTGCCAGCCTGCGCTGACAACGATTGCGGTGCCGCATCGTAAGATTGGCATTGAAGCGGGTCGCGCCCTGCTGGCAAGGATCAACGATGAACCGTGGGATGCTGATCCGACCATTGCTTCAGCGCTGTGTATGCGGGATAGCTGCTAG
- a CDS encoding YfbU family protein — MEMTHAQRLILSNQYKMMTMLDPDNAERYRRLQTIIERGYGLQMRELDREFGQLTEETCRTVIDIMEMYHALHVSWANLKDSQNIDERRVTFLGFDAATEARFLGYVRFMVNIEGRYAHFDAGTHGFNAQTPMWEKYQRMLKVWQSCPRQYHLSANEIAQIINA; from the coding sequence ATGGAAATGACTCACGCCCAGCGTCTGATTTTATCTAATCAGTACAAAATGATGACCATGCTGGATCCGGACAACGCCGAGCGTTATCGCCGCCTGCAAACGATTATTGAGCGTGGCTACGGCCTGCAAATGCGCGAGCTGGATCGCGAGTTTGGTCAGCTGACCGAAGAGACCTGCCGCACGGTTATCGACATTATGGAGATGTACCACGCGCTCCACGTTTCGTGGGCCAACCTGAAAGACAGTCAGAACATTGACGAGCGCCGCGTGACTTTCCTGGGCTTTGACGCCGCTACCGAAGCGCGCTTCCTGGGCTACGTGCGCTTTATGGTTAACATTGAAGGCCGCTACGCTCACTTTGATGCGGGTACGCACGGATTTAACGCCCAGACCCCAATGTGGGAAAAATACCAACGCATGCTGAAAGTGTGGCAGTCATGCCCGCGTCAGTATCACTTGAGTGCGAACGAAATCGCGCAGATTATCAATGCCTGA
- the pta gene encoding phosphate acetyltransferase has product MSRTIMLIPTGTSVGLTSVSLGVIRAMEQKGVRLSVFKPIAQPRTGGDTPDQTTSIVRANSAIPAAEPLHMSHVESLLSSNQLDVLMEEIIANYHASSKDAEVVLVEGLVPTRKHEFAQSLNYEIAKTLNAEIVFVMSLGNNTPEQMKERIELARSSFGGSKNTSITGVIINKLNAPVDEQGRTRPDLSEIFDDSTKASIANIDPKELFADSPLPVLGCVPWSFELIATRAIDMARHLNATVINEGDIKTRRVKSVTFCARSIPHMLEHFRPGSLLVTSADRPDVLVAACLAAMNGVEIGAILLTGGYEMDPRITKLCERAFATGLPLFMVDTNTWQTSLSLQSFNLEVPTDDHQRIEKVQEYVASHIDSSWIESLTATSERSRRLSPPAFRYQLTELARKAGKRVVLPEGDEPRTVKAAAICAERGIATCVLLGNPDEIARVAAAQGVELGAGIEIVDPEVVRESYIPRLVELRKNKGMNEAVAREQLEDNVVLGTLMLEQDEVDGLVSGAVHTTANTIRPPLQLIKTAPGSSLVSSVFFMLLPDQVYVYGDCAINPDPTAEQLAEIAIQSADSAAAFGIEPRVAMLSYSTGTSGAGSDVEKVREATRLAQEKRPDLMIDGPLQYDAAVMADVAKSKAPNSPVAGRATVFIFPDLNTGNTTYKAVQRSADLISIGPMLQGMRKPVNDLSRGALVDDIVYTIALTAIQSSQQD; this is encoded by the coding sequence GTGTCCCGTACTATTATGTTGATCCCTACCGGAACCAGCGTCGGCCTGACCAGCGTCAGCCTGGGCGTTATCCGTGCTATGGAACAGAAAGGCGTTCGCCTTAGCGTCTTCAAGCCTATTGCCCAGCCGCGTACCGGCGGCGATACGCCAGACCAGACCACCAGCATCGTGCGTGCTAACTCCGCCATCCCTGCGGCCGAGCCGCTGCACATGTCCCACGTTGAATCGCTGCTCTCCAGCAACCAGCTGGACGTGCTGATGGAAGAGATCATCGCCAACTACCACGCCAGCAGCAAAGATGCGGAAGTGGTGCTGGTTGAAGGTCTGGTGCCGACTCGTAAGCACGAGTTTGCCCAGTCCCTGAACTACGAAATCGCCAAAACCCTGAACGCTGAAATCGTCTTCGTGATGTCCCTGGGCAACAACACCCCGGAACAGATGAAAGAGCGTATCGAACTGGCGCGCAGCAGCTTCGGCGGCAGCAAAAACACCAGCATCACCGGCGTTATCATCAACAAGCTGAACGCGCCGGTTGATGAGCAGGGTCGCACCCGTCCGGATCTGTCCGAGATTTTCGATGACTCCACCAAAGCGAGCATCGCAAACATCGATCCGAAAGAGCTCTTTGCCGACAGCCCGCTGCCGGTGCTGGGCTGCGTACCGTGGAGCTTCGAGCTGATTGCTACCCGCGCAATCGACATGGCTCGCCACCTGAACGCAACCGTGATCAACGAAGGCGACATCAAAACCCGCCGCGTGAAGTCCGTGACCTTCTGTGCGCGCAGCATTCCGCACATGCTGGAGCACTTCCGCCCTGGTTCACTGCTGGTGACCTCCGCAGACCGTCCGGATGTGCTGGTTGCAGCCTGTCTGGCCGCAATGAACGGCGTTGAAATCGGTGCCATCCTGCTAACCGGCGGCTACGAAATGGACCCGCGCATCACCAAACTCTGCGAACGTGCCTTTGCCACCGGCCTGCCGCTGTTCATGGTTGATACCAATACCTGGCAGACCTCCCTGAGTCTGCAGAGCTTCAATCTGGAAGTCCCGACCGACGACCATCAGCGCATCGAGAAAGTGCAGGAATATGTGGCAAGCCACATCGACAGCAGCTGGATCGAATCCCTGACCGCCACCTCCGAGCGCAGCCGTCGCCTGTCTCCACCGGCGTTCCGCTATCAGCTGACCGAACTGGCCCGTAAAGCCGGCAAGCGCGTTGTGCTGCCGGAAGGCGACGAGCCGCGTACCGTGAAAGCAGCCGCTATTTGCGCTGAACGCGGTATCGCGACCTGTGTGCTGCTGGGTAACCCGGATGAAATCGCCCGTGTTGCTGCGGCGCAGGGCGTTGAGCTGGGCGCAGGCATCGAAATCGTTGACCCGGAAGTGGTTCGCGAAAGCTACATTCCCCGCCTGGTTGAGCTGCGTAAGAACAAAGGTATGAACGAAGCCGTTGCTCGCGAGCAGCTGGAAGACAACGTCGTACTCGGCACGCTGATGCTGGAGCAGGACGAAGTTGACGGCCTGGTTTCCGGTGCGGTGCACACCACCGCGAACACCATCCGCCCACCGCTGCAGCTGATCAAAACTGCACCGGGCAGCTCGCTGGTTTCCTCCGTGTTCTTCATGCTGCTGCCTGATCAGGTTTACGTTTACGGCGACTGCGCGATCAACCCGGATCCAACCGCTGAGCAGCTGGCAGAGATCGCCATTCAGTCTGCGGATTCCGCTGCTGCATTCGGCATCGAGCCACGCGTAGCGATGCTCTCCTACTCTACCGGTACCTCTGGTGCAGGTAGCGACGTAGAGAAAGTGCGTGAAGCGACTCGTCTGGCCCAGGAAAAACGTCCTGACCTGATGATCGACGGTCCGCTGCAGTACGACGCCGCCGTGATGGCAGACGTTGCGAAGTCCAAAGCGCCAAACTCCCCGGTTGCGGGTCGTGCCACTGTGTTCATCTTCCCGGACCTGAACACCGGTAACACCACTTACAAGGCGGTGCAGCGTTCAGCAGACCTGATCTCCATCGGGCCAATGCTGCAGGGCATGCGCAAGCCGGTCAACGACCTGTCCCGTGGCGCACTGGTAGACGATATCGTTTACACCATCGCGCTGACGGCGATCCAGTCCTCCCAGCAGGACTAA
- the yfcD gene encoding NUDIX hydrolase YfcD encodes MVEQSHFAGTEWVDIVNEDNEVIAQASREQMRAQGLRHRATYIVVHDGMGKILVQRRTETKDYLPGMLDATAGGVVQSDEQLLDSARREAEEELGIAGVPFAEHGMFYFEDKHCRVWGGLFSCVSHGPFALQEDEVSEVSWMSPEEITARCDDFTPDSLKALSLWMTRNAKNESKSATTTE; translated from the coding sequence ATGGTGGAACAGAGTCATTTTGCTGGCACGGAATGGGTAGACATTGTTAACGAAGACAATGAAGTGATCGCACAGGCCAGCCGTGAGCAGATGCGTGCGCAGGGCCTGCGTCACCGGGCTACCTACATTGTTGTACACGACGGGATGGGTAAAATTCTGGTGCAGCGCCGCACCGAGACCAAAGACTACCTGCCGGGCATGCTCGATGCGACCGCCGGAGGCGTTGTACAATCTGACGAACAGCTGCTCGATTCCGCCCGTCGCGAAGCCGAGGAAGAGCTGGGCATCGCGGGCGTTCCTTTTGCCGAACACGGCATGTTCTACTTCGAAGATAAGCACTGCCGCGTCTGGGGCGGGCTATTCAGCTGCGTCTCCCACGGCCCGTTTGCGCTGCAGGAAGACGAAGTCAGCGAAGTGAGCTGGATGTCTCCGGAAGAGATCACCGCCCGCTGCGACGACTTCACCCCAGATTCTTTAAAGGCGCTGTCGCTGTGGATGACGCGCAATGCCAAGAACGAATCGAAGTCCGCTACGACCACTGAATAA